From one Comamonas piscis genomic stretch:
- a CDS encoding acyltransferase family protein encodes MGTPIRHASISNIDFLRGIAAIVVLVWHYQHFFYPQAAVGLKDRSIQPFFTNLRWLYEYGSHGVQFFWILSGFVFFHAYQGRQDVSFREFAVTRFSRLYPLHLATLLLVAVLQFVSFRILGHYQIYPFNDLYHFLLNLFMISHWGLQKGWSFNAPIWSVSVEIIIYGLFFAYVKSTRITLLTATAWFILSWVAFQGISSTNAFSQCALLFILGGAVHQLHIYIGRLLPSLVCALLSSSLLALVIYALYLKGEWSQSWVYFGIFPASIWMCASFEQVGVSFGKAGHVVGNLTYASYLIHIPIQIAVMTAMDTANLDRISIVQSPSFFVVFLITVCLSSYWIFQNIELPLKQFIRQRLLRSRISTAFQPPQAPAG; translated from the coding sequence TTGGGCACACCGATTCGTCACGCCTCCATCTCCAATATAGACTTCTTACGAGGCATTGCCGCAATAGTGGTGCTTGTTTGGCACTACCAGCATTTCTTCTATCCACAGGCTGCAGTGGGCCTTAAAGATCGGAGCATCCAACCGTTCTTCACTAACTTGCGCTGGCTGTATGAATACGGCAGTCACGGTGTGCAGTTTTTCTGGATCCTATCAGGCTTTGTATTTTTTCATGCTTACCAAGGCAGACAGGATGTAAGCTTCCGAGAATTTGCTGTCACTCGTTTTAGCCGACTGTATCCACTACACTTGGCAACTCTGTTATTGGTCGCGGTGCTGCAGTTTGTGAGCTTTCGCATCCTTGGCCACTATCAGATCTATCCGTTCAATGACCTTTACCATTTCCTACTGAATCTATTCATGATCTCTCACTGGGGACTTCAGAAAGGCTGGTCTTTTAATGCCCCTATTTGGTCCGTGTCCGTAGAGATAATTATTTACGGTCTTTTCTTTGCCTATGTAAAAAGCACAAGAATTACTTTACTCACTGCCACCGCATGGTTTATTTTAAGCTGGGTCGCATTCCAGGGAATAAGCTCTACAAATGCTTTCTCACAATGCGCCCTACTATTCATACTGGGCGGTGCAGTGCATCAACTGCATATCTACATCGGTAGGCTGCTTCCATCATTGGTGTGTGCACTCTTATCCAGCAGCTTATTAGCGCTCGTAATATACGCCTTGTACTTAAAAGGCGAATGGAGCCAGTCTTGGGTATATTTCGGAATTTTTCCGGCCTCTATTTGGATGTGTGCATCCTTCGAACAAGTTGGTGTGTCATTTGGGAAGGCAGGACATGTTGTTGGCAACCTCACATATGCGTCGTATCTAATACATATACCCATACAGATTGCAGTAATGACAGCGATGGATACCGCCAATCTCGATCGGATTTCCATTGTCCAATCACCTTCATTTTTTGTGGTTTTTCTAATAACGGTTTGCCTGAGTAGCTACTGGATCTTTCAGAATATTGAGCTTCCTCTAAAGCAATTCATTCGCCAGCGGCTTTTGAGATCAAGAATTTCCACGGCTTTTCAGCCTCCTCAAGCACCAGCAGGCTGA
- a CDS encoding tripartite tricarboxylate transporter substrate binding protein, which produces MQRRTFAAVAASIAVVGAAGFAAPAVAQADYPNRPIVLIVPYGAGGVSDVVARALALSMGKQLGQSIIIENKPGAGASMGVMDMKNAKPDGYRLTLSPVAIFRQPHIQKVAYDPVADLSYVAAFMSYDFLLAVAQDSPFKSVKDIVEQSKKQPGSVDYGTPGKFSANHVLMALLEKKAGVQFTHVPYKGDAEAVNALIAGHTKTGVFGNTVLPHMQSGKLRALAIASETRPPAFANVPTFREQGYDVVTPSPLGIAGPKGLPPEIVRKLDAAVKSAMDDPAFQQAAANYGVRLEYRNAEDYSAFAKKAFAEEGTIVQSIGLE; this is translated from the coding sequence ATGCAACGCCGTACTTTTGCCGCTGTCGCAGCCAGCATTGCCGTAGTCGGCGCTGCGGGTTTTGCCGCGCCCGCGGTGGCACAGGCTGATTACCCCAACCGGCCTATCGTGCTGATCGTGCCCTATGGCGCGGGGGGCGTGAGCGATGTGGTGGCGCGGGCGCTGGCCCTGTCGATGGGCAAGCAGTTGGGTCAGTCGATCATCATTGAGAACAAACCGGGTGCCGGGGCCTCGATGGGGGTGATGGACATGAAGAATGCCAAGCCCGATGGCTACCGTCTGACCTTGAGCCCGGTAGCGATCTTCCGGCAGCCGCATATCCAGAAGGTGGCCTACGATCCGGTTGCCGACCTGAGCTATGTGGCAGCCTTTATGTCGTATGACTTTCTGCTGGCCGTGGCGCAGGATTCGCCGTTCAAATCGGTCAAGGACATAGTCGAGCAGTCCAAAAAGCAGCCCGGCTCGGTCGACTACGGCACGCCCGGTAAGTTTTCGGCCAACCATGTGCTGATGGCCTTGCTGGAGAAAAAGGCGGGCGTGCAGTTCACCCATGTGCCGTACAAGGGCGATGCCGAGGCGGTGAATGCCTTGATTGCGGGCCACACCAAGACAGGGGTGTTTGGCAATACCGTCCTACCGCATATGCAGTCAGGCAAGCTGCGTGCGCTGGCCATTGCCTCAGAAACGCGCCCTCCCGCCTTCGCCAATGTGCCGACCTTCCGTGAGCAGGGCTATGACGTGGTGACGCCATCGCCGTTGGGCATTGCCGGCCCCAAAGGACTGCCGCCCGAAATTGTGCGCAAGCTTGACGCCGCCGTGAAGTCCGCCATGGACGACCCTGCCTTCCAGCAGGCGGCCGCAAACTATGGTGTGCGGCTGGAGTACCGTAATGCCGAGGATTACAGTGCGTTTGCGAAGAAAGCCTTCGCCGAAGAAGGCACGATTGTGCAGAGCATCGGGCTGGAATGA
- a CDS encoding tyrosine-type recombinase/integrase, producing the protein MPKVAKQLSDRAVAAIKTEGRHAVGGIAGLHLRISAGYRGWVLRVQVGDQRKDMGLGPYPAVSLLEARDKARKIHDDLRNGQVPISPKVRQRSLIASKAATEKTFHWCASEYLKTKAPEWKNAKHRQQWENTLEAYAMPHLGQLSVSVIDLPHILACLEPIWSTKNETASRLRGRIESVLDWATVRKYRSGENPARWKGHLDKVLAAPGKIQNVEHHRAIPVDDMPTFMQDLRTRAGIAAKALEFLIYTAARSGEVRGALWSEIDLNKAIWTIPASRMKAGVEHRVPLSQVALKLLADMPRIEGSNLIFPGTKGQVLSDMTMTAVMRRMESPAVPHGFRSTFRDWVGEKTQFPRELAEHALAHTLESKVEAAYRRGDALERRREMMQEWSKFISK; encoded by the coding sequence ATGCCCAAAGTCGCCAAACAACTTTCAGACCGCGCTGTCGCGGCCATCAAAACGGAAGGGAGACACGCCGTAGGAGGCATTGCCGGACTGCACCTTCGCATCTCTGCTGGCTATCGCGGATGGGTACTGCGAGTGCAGGTTGGCGACCAGCGCAAAGACATGGGCCTTGGCCCGTATCCGGCAGTCAGCCTACTGGAGGCTCGAGATAAGGCCAGAAAGATCCACGATGATCTTCGAAATGGTCAGGTCCCCATATCTCCCAAGGTACGACAACGCAGTCTTATCGCCTCCAAGGCAGCCACCGAAAAGACCTTCCACTGGTGCGCTTCCGAATACCTCAAGACAAAAGCACCCGAGTGGAAGAACGCTAAGCACCGCCAGCAGTGGGAGAACACCCTTGAAGCCTATGCGATGCCGCATCTGGGACAACTGAGTGTTTCAGTCATCGATCTTCCACACATCCTTGCTTGCCTAGAACCCATCTGGAGCACGAAGAACGAAACTGCGAGTCGCCTGCGGGGACGAATTGAGTCGGTACTCGATTGGGCTACTGTCCGCAAATATCGTAGTGGTGAGAACCCAGCTCGCTGGAAAGGCCATCTCGACAAAGTGCTAGCAGCCCCAGGCAAGATTCAGAATGTAGAACACCACAGGGCCATACCAGTAGATGACATGCCTACCTTTATGCAGGACTTGCGCACGCGCGCAGGCATTGCAGCTAAAGCTCTTGAATTTCTAATCTATACAGCAGCACGCTCCGGAGAAGTGAGAGGTGCGTTGTGGTCTGAAATCGACCTAAACAAAGCTATATGGACTATTCCTGCGTCACGGATGAAAGCTGGAGTGGAGCACCGAGTTCCGCTATCTCAGGTCGCATTGAAGCTACTGGCAGATATGCCTCGTATTGAAGGCAGCAATCTAATATTTCCAGGAACTAAAGGCCAGGTCCTTTCCGACATGACTATGACCGCCGTAATGCGGCGGATGGAATCTCCCGCCGTTCCTCATGGATTCAGATCAACGTTTCGTGATTGGGTTGGAGAAAAAACTCAATTTCCACGAGAACTGGCAGAACACGCCCTCGCGCACACGTTAGAAAGCAAAGTGGAGGCTGCTTATCGTCGTGGTGATGCACTGGAAAGGCGTAGAGAGATGATGCAAGAGTGGTCAAAATTTATCTCTAAATGA
- a CDS encoding OmpA/MotB family protein: protein MKDKPSEWIAISDLMAGVMAVMMLLLVLAVIQKGASELKYKQELEQSKSQLENPLKKISQNIKNILSSGNADALIEMDLQRSRLTLRDGVFEKGSACLTPEAQVAVQSVQRQLEMFLKEHTRSKILVEGYTDNLPVKNPVTDFRRFCTVYDDNYTLSAARAREARKAIIGSLDESTARRIVVAGYGDSSPLTGIDPGDARNRRVEVQLTLN from the coding sequence GTGAAAGACAAACCTAGTGAATGGATCGCCATTTCAGACCTGATGGCAGGGGTTATGGCCGTCATGATGTTGTTGCTTGTACTTGCCGTGATCCAAAAAGGGGCCAGCGAGCTGAAATACAAACAGGAGTTGGAGCAATCCAAATCCCAACTGGAGAATCCGCTCAAAAAGATCTCTCAGAACATCAAGAACATTCTCAGCAGTGGCAATGCCGATGCACTGATAGAGATGGACTTGCAACGAAGCCGCCTGACCTTGCGCGACGGTGTCTTTGAGAAAGGCAGCGCATGCCTTACGCCAGAAGCACAAGTCGCCGTTCAAAGCGTGCAGAGGCAGTTGGAGATGTTCCTCAAAGAGCACACCAGGTCGAAAATTCTGGTCGAGGGCTACACCGATAACCTGCCGGTCAAGAACCCCGTCACGGATTTCCGCCGCTTTTGCACCGTATACGACGACAATTACACTTTGTCAGCTGCCAGAGCACGTGAAGCCAGAAAGGCGATCATCGGAAGCTTGGACGAATCAACAGCACGGCGCATCGTCGTGGCTGGATACGGCGATTCAAGCCCCCTCACAGGAATTGATCCGGGCGATGCTCGCAACCGTCGGGTAGAAGTGCAACTGACCTTGAACTGA